Sequence from the Solea senegalensis isolate Sse05_10M linkage group LG1, IFAPA_SoseM_1, whole genome shotgun sequence genome:
TGACAACAGGAGGATGGTTTCCACAACTCGCACAAGAGAATGAATACTCATGTGCTGAAAGAGCTTCAAAATGAAGGTACCCGTGAAGTATGCAGTCATGGTCTGGATATTTATCTTTGTTTGTGGCTTGTAAAGCTGCCACAGCACTCGCCACTGCTGTATGGTTCTGCAAATGAATGTGGATGAAAAACTGTCAGGTCAATATCCAAAGGAAATGAACACAGGCTAACAAAGCACAGACATTGAGAGCATTGTAAATGACCTGTACAGAGTTCCTTAGGAAAATGCAGAAATGGTGTGTCAAAATGACACCATCGTTAAAATTGTGTAGCCCGTCTGTCCACTCCTGGTATCGATAAAATGTGTTGCATGTGACACATAATTTACAATATGTAGTTATACCTACAAAAGAAAAGGATGTTAAAGTCTTGTCAGGTATATAACGGTTACACAATGACTGACTAgtgtaaacatgaaacatgtaGCAATAACTtttcatgtaatgtaatgcaaccTACCCTCCACAATTCCAGTGACTGATACAATCTTTGCATTATTGCAAATGGCTATCGCCCCAGAGAGAGGAACTTTGCCGGGACATTTGTGACAGAAGTTCTCTTTGGGAACTAAGTGCCTTGGCATATCCACTGATGAAATCAAATTCCTCGGAAGGTTTGCTGGCAGGGCTTTATTTGAAATGAGGTAATCAACCATTTCAACCAGTGCTTTTCCTTCCGGGGGATAAAGAAGACCATGTTCAGGCTGTGCATCATCTTCCACGGGTGGTGCATCATCTTCCATGGGTGCATAATCTTCCATGGGTGCATGGGAGGAGTCTTCTTGACAATCCATATTTTGTACAAAGAAGTCAGGCCTTAATTGGTGCAGGTGCCACTTTGATATGGCTTTGTGTGGGCAAAATGTCCAGGGTTCTGAGCAGGGGCAATTCAATGAGTTGTCTGAATTGTCATAGTGGACCATGACCCTCCCAAATCTAGAATACAATGAAATGTGTGgctcaaacacagaaaaataaatgtatcccTGTTCATTTTCGAAGTTTACCACCACACTCAGGGGTGCACCTTGATCATCAGCAGCCAGTTTCCTTGTCAGACATTCAGCCACACTGTTTTGGCTTAACCACTTGTTTTCCAGCATTTCAGTGAGAACCCCATCATCAAGAGAAACAGCTGGTGTGGTGGTCACAGGACTAAATGCCAAGGACCGAACATGGACACAGTCAAACTCCAGTAACCCACTTGGCAGTGCATTGTCATATGCCCTGTTACATGTCTCCAATTGGCAGGACACATGGCGGTGACTACCCCAGGTACATTTTTGGGCATGGATATAGTGTGCAGTAGCCTTGAAAGACCTAGACACGGCAAAAATCCCCCTTTTCCCAtcgacacacacagagttcaggTGGTGATCTGCTGTTATGTCCGAGGATTTTTCCTTGTGTTGCCTTTCAATGtgtgttttgaggttttttctAAGGATTGgtttgc
This genomic interval carries:
- the LOC122766455 gene encoding uncharacterized protein LOC122766455, producing MSIPVSTVTPAVMVKPVSVVTMAAPAADHRKKTLLVARKKTTCCFCCKPILRKNLKTHIERQHKEKSSDITADHHLNSVCVDGKRGIFAVSRSFKATAHYIHAQKCTWGSHRHVSCQLETCNRAYDNALPSGLLEFDCVHVRSLAFSPVTTTPAVSLDDGVLTEMLENKWLSQNSVAECLTRKLAADDQGAPLSVVVNFENEQGYIYFSVFEPHISLYSRFGRVMVHYDNSDNSLNCPCSEPWTFCPHKAISKWHLHQLRPDFFVQNMDCQEDSSHAPMEDYAPMEDDAPPVEDDAQPEHGLLYPPEGKALVEMVDYLISNKALPANLPRNLISSVDMPRHLVPKENFCHKCPGKVPLSGAIAICNNAKIVSVTGIVEGRLHYIT